One Elaeis guineensis isolate ETL-2024a chromosome 10, EG11, whole genome shotgun sequence genomic window carries:
- the LOC105052971 gene encoding uncharacterized protein translates to MKLSLLPPLMILCSEFLLQNPPLTTALPVAPPTTHLEQTGLVTPVRRPNNIIFHPSTNSCVLRQSLNEPLKLGPCNQSDGWTYTPQKLLMVKGTYFCLQAVDSGKPARLGIVCSSDSEWEVTSSGKPHLSTKKADGSFLCLDVDPGNTLITNPCLCLSNERCEADNQWFEISSRNKDYIAGITSSSSRTVSSLP, encoded by the exons ATGAAGCTCTCGTTGCTGCCGCCTCTGATGATCCTTTGCTCAGAATTCTTGCTCCAAAATCCTCCTCTCACAACGGCTCTCCCCGTTGCGCCACCCACCACCCACTTGGAGCAAACAG GTTTGGTGACTCCAGTGAGGCGCCCCAACAATATAATCTTCCACCCGTCAACTAATTCCTGCGTCCTTCGTCAATCTCTAAATGAACCATTGAAGCTTGGTCCTTGCAACCAATCTGATGGCTGGACCTACACACCACAAAAGCTTTTGATGGTGAAGGGCACATATTTCTGTTTACAAGCCGTGGATTCCGGGAAGCCTGCAAGGCTTGGAATTGTCTGCTCTTCTGATTCTGAATGGGAGGTGACATCGAGTGGAAAACCACATCTTTCAACAAAGAAAGCAGATGGAAGCTTTTTGTGCTTGGATGTTGATCCTGGGAACACTCTCATCACCAATCCATGCCTGTGCTTGAGCAATGAAAGGTGTGAGGCGGATAACCAGTGGTTTGAGATCAGCTCTCGAAACAAAGATTATATTGCTGGGATCACCTCTTCGTCTTCACGCACTGTTTCCAGTTTACCGTAA
- the LOC105052970 gene encoding E3 ubiquitin-protein ligase RGLG2 isoform X2 produces the protein MGLRSSREASPRSFRSTGSFQDRSYSQEQYWGESYPYEAPGYRNYPPPPQSYGEPVQAYPPPSSGYSQPSRTQRAGGSRPRLDRRYSKITDDYNSVEQVTEALAQAGLESSNLIVGIDFTKSNEWTGKFSFHGRSLHHVGDIPNPYEQAISIIGRTLSAFDEDNLIPCFGFGDASTHDQDVFSFYPDERPCNGFSEALARYRELIPHLRLAGPTSFAPIIEMAMTIVEQNGGQYHVLLIIADGQVTRSVDTEFGQLSAQEQKTIEAIVKASEFPLSIVLVGVGDGPWDMMKQFDDNIPARSFDNFQFVNFTEIMSKNMPQTRKEAAFALAALMEIPSQYKATLELGILGRCSAKSPERVPLPPPVGGYGTSSSGSKSFQSTSFQKSVPPYSGYDTAPSAAPTAPSASLDNQLCPICFTNPKDMAFGCGHQTCCDCGQSLELCPICRSVIHTRIRLY, from the exons ATGGGATTGCGAAGCTCGAGAGAGGCGAGCCCGAGGAGCTTCCGGTCGACAGGGTCGTTTCAAGATCGGAGCTACTCGCAGGAGCAGTATTGGGGCGAGAGTTATCCCTATGAAGCGCCTGGGTATCGGAATTACCCTCCTCCGCCGCAAAGCTATGGTGAGCCGGTGCAGGCCTATCCACCGCCGTCTTCTGGTTACTCGCAGCCGTCCCGCACGCAGCGTGCTGGTGGGTCTCGACCGAGGCTGGATCGGCGGTACTCGAAGATAACCGACGATTACAATTCTGTGGAACAG GTCACTGAGGCTCTTGCACAGGCTGGCCTGGAGTCTTCAAATCTCATTGTTGGTATTGATTTCACAAAGAGCAATGAGTGGACAg GTAAATTTTCATTCCATGGACGCAGCTTGCATCATGTCGGTGATATTCCAAATCCCTATGAACAAGCGATCTCTATCATTGGACGAACCTTGTCAGCATTTGATGAAGACAACTTGATCCCATGTTTTGGTTTTGGAGATG CATCAACACATGACCAGGATGTCTTTAGCTTCTATCCTGATGAGAGACCATGCAATGGTTTTTCAGAAGCCCTAGCACGATACAGAGAGCTTATCCCCCATCTGCGATTGGCTG GGCCTACCTCATTTGCTCCTATTATTGAAATGGCTATGACCATTGTGGAACAGAATGGTGGACAATACCATGTTTTATTGATAATTGCTGATGGACAG GTTACAAGGAGCGTAGATACTGAATTTGGACAGTTGAGCGCTCAGGAGCAAAAAACTATTGAAGCCATTGTAAAAGCTAG TGAATTTCCTTTGTCTATTGTTCTGGTTGGAGTTGGAGATGGCCCTTGGGACATGATGAAGCAATTTGATGATAACATTCCTGCTCGATCCTTTGATAATTTTCAG TTTGTAAATTTTACGGAGATAATGTCAAAGAACATGCCCCAAACCAGAAAAGAGGCAGCATTTGCTCTCGCAGCATTAATGGAAATACCTTCACAATATAAAGCAACATTAGAACTGGGAATCTTAGG TCGTTGTTCAGCGAAGTCTCCGGAGAGGGTCCCTCTTCCCCCACCTGTTGGAGGTTATGGTACATCTTCCTCTGGCTCTAAAAGTTTCCAGTCAACCAGTTTTCAGAAGAGTGTACCACCTTATTCTGGATATGATACAGCACCAAGTGCAGCTCCTACTGCGCCAAGTGCATCATTGGACAATCAG CTTTGCCCTATTTGCTTTACAAACCCAAAGGACATGGCTTTTGGCTGTGGGCACCAG ACTTGCTGTGATTGTGGCCAGAGCCTGGAGTTGTGCCCCATCTGCCGAAGTGTAATTCATACTAGAATAAGGCTTTATTGA
- the LOC105052970 gene encoding E3 ubiquitin-protein ligase RGLG2 isoform X1 translates to MGLRSSREASPRSFRSTGSFQDRSYSQEQYWGESYPYEAPGYRNYPPPPQSYGEPVQAYPPPSSGYSQPSRTQRAGGSRPRLDRRYSKITDDYNSVEQVTEALAQAGLESSNLIVGIDFTKSNEWTGKFSFHGRSLHHVGDIPNPYEQAISIIGRTLSAFDEDNLIPCFGFGDASTHDQDVFSFYPDERPCNGFSEALARYRELIPHLRLAGPTSFAPIIEMAMTIVEQNGGQYHVLLIIADGQVTRSVDTEFGQLSAQEQKTIEAIVKASEFPLSIVLVGVGDGPWDMMKQFDDNIPARSFDNFQFVNFTEIMSKNMPQTRKEAAFALAALMEIPSQYKATLELGILGRCSAKSPERVPLPPPVGGYGTSSSGSKSFQSTSFQKSVPPYSGYDTAPSAAPTAPSASLDNQEASGIRFRLEGDMAAMTHFMVLLVLSHALPYLLYKPKGHGFWLWAPDLL, encoded by the exons ATGGGATTGCGAAGCTCGAGAGAGGCGAGCCCGAGGAGCTTCCGGTCGACAGGGTCGTTTCAAGATCGGAGCTACTCGCAGGAGCAGTATTGGGGCGAGAGTTATCCCTATGAAGCGCCTGGGTATCGGAATTACCCTCCTCCGCCGCAAAGCTATGGTGAGCCGGTGCAGGCCTATCCACCGCCGTCTTCTGGTTACTCGCAGCCGTCCCGCACGCAGCGTGCTGGTGGGTCTCGACCGAGGCTGGATCGGCGGTACTCGAAGATAACCGACGATTACAATTCTGTGGAACAG GTCACTGAGGCTCTTGCACAGGCTGGCCTGGAGTCTTCAAATCTCATTGTTGGTATTGATTTCACAAAGAGCAATGAGTGGACAg GTAAATTTTCATTCCATGGACGCAGCTTGCATCATGTCGGTGATATTCCAAATCCCTATGAACAAGCGATCTCTATCATTGGACGAACCTTGTCAGCATTTGATGAAGACAACTTGATCCCATGTTTTGGTTTTGGAGATG CATCAACACATGACCAGGATGTCTTTAGCTTCTATCCTGATGAGAGACCATGCAATGGTTTTTCAGAAGCCCTAGCACGATACAGAGAGCTTATCCCCCATCTGCGATTGGCTG GGCCTACCTCATTTGCTCCTATTATTGAAATGGCTATGACCATTGTGGAACAGAATGGTGGACAATACCATGTTTTATTGATAATTGCTGATGGACAG GTTACAAGGAGCGTAGATACTGAATTTGGACAGTTGAGCGCTCAGGAGCAAAAAACTATTGAAGCCATTGTAAAAGCTAG TGAATTTCCTTTGTCTATTGTTCTGGTTGGAGTTGGAGATGGCCCTTGGGACATGATGAAGCAATTTGATGATAACATTCCTGCTCGATCCTTTGATAATTTTCAG TTTGTAAATTTTACGGAGATAATGTCAAAGAACATGCCCCAAACCAGAAAAGAGGCAGCATTTGCTCTCGCAGCATTAATGGAAATACCTTCACAATATAAAGCAACATTAGAACTGGGAATCTTAGG TCGTTGTTCAGCGAAGTCTCCGGAGAGGGTCCCTCTTCCCCCACCTGTTGGAGGTTATGGTACATCTTCCTCTGGCTCTAAAAGTTTCCAGTCAACCAGTTTTCAGAAGAGTGTACCACCTTATTCTGGATATGATACAGCACCAAGTGCAGCTCCTACTGCGCCAAGTGCATCATTGGACAATCAG GAGGCGAGTGGAATACGCTTCAGGCTCGAGGGGGACATGGCTGCTATGACCCACTTCATGGTCCTTCTTGTCCTTTCTCATG CTTTGCCCTATTTGCTTTACAAACCCAAAGGACATGGCTTTTGGCTGTGGGCACCAG ACTTGCTGTGA
- the LOC105052969 gene encoding LOW QUALITY PROTEIN: uncharacterized protein (The sequence of the model RefSeq protein was modified relative to this genomic sequence to represent the inferred CDS: inserted 1 base in 1 codon), giving the protein MADEDPNDAVLSDVEGDDDPLPIVLPATPAPAPDDPSSVSTAAAAAEQRLRDLLAELEEERRARKAAEDSRADLQTSFNRLKALAHEAIKKRDEALREKDESARSADRAAADLAEALRLKDEALKNRDSLQSEMSTAEQMLVSGIHKISGKVSGFKNFNAGGLPKSQKYAGLPAAAYGVIKRTNEIVEELTKQIEXASKSRDQAREQMEQRNYEIAIEVSQLEATISGLREEISKKGAEIESLERSVSDKGEKISEMENEISELRQFSEDCDSKLKSLEAKLDAQRPVLIDQMNHISKAYEQIREIIKAVDLNDLDQLDSSDSLFMWKEMDMEENLRISLEGTRSVYELAKVAVDKVKDEVEERSKEVKALNEKVTGLLAEKQHIGTLLRSALSSKTNEVFQVAQEGLREAGIDLRLDGQNKEGSEEGGEDEVYSLAGALESTVKESQLKILELQHLVEALRAESCLLKARLDAQAKEITQQKHHIKELEEKERVANENVEGLMLDIAAAEEEIARWKAAAEQEAAAGRAVEQDFLTQLSALRKELEEAKQAILESENKLKFKEETAAAAMAARDAAEKSLRLADLRSARLRERLEELTRQLEESDNQDDSRNRNSHRYVCWPWQWLGLNFVGYQGGVQQDSNEMELSEPLV; this is encoded by the exons ATGGCCGACGAAGACCCCAACGACGCCGTCCTCAGCGACGTCGAGGGCGACGACGACCCCCTCCCCATCGTCCTCCCTGCCACCCCCGCCCCCGCCCCGGATGATCCGTCCTCCGTCTCCACCGCCGCCGCGGCCGCCGAGCAGCGCCTCCGCGACCTCCTTGCTGAGCTCGAGGAGGAGCGACGCGCCCGGAAGGCCGCAGAGGACTCCCGCGCCGACCTCCAGACCTCCTTTAACCGTCTCAAGGCCCTCGCCCACGAGGCCATCAAGAAGCGCGACGAGGCCCTCCGCGAGAAGGACGAGTCCGCCCGCTCCGCCGATCGGGCCGCTGCCGACCTCGCCGAGGCCCTCCGCCTCAAGGACGAGGCCCTCAAAAACAGGGACTCGCTGCAGTCCGAGATGAGCACCGCCGAGCAGATGCTGGTCTCCGGCATCCATAAGATCTCCGGCAAGGTCAGCGGCTTCAAGAACTTCAACGCTGGCGGCCTCCCCAAGTCCCAGAAGTACGCCGGCCTGCCGGCCGCGGCCTACGGGGTCATCAAGCGGACCAACGAGATAGTCGAGGAGCTCACGAAGCAGATCG GGGCGTCCAAGTCCCGGGACCAGGCCAGGGAGCAGATGGAGCAGAGGAACTATGAGATCGCCATCGAGGTGTCGCAGCTCGAGGCGACGATTAGTGGTCTTAGGGAGGAGATCTCGAAGAAGGGTGCGGAGATCGAGAGCCTGGAAAGGTCAGTTTCCGACAAGGGTGAGAAGATCTCCGAGATGGAGAATGAGATATCGGAGCTGAGGCAGTTCAGTGAGGATTGTGATAGCAAATTGAAGAGTTTGGAAGCTAAATTGGACGCTCAGAGGCCGGTGCTCATCGACCAGATGAATCACATTTCGAAGGCCTACGAGCAGATTCGTGAGATAATTAAAGCTGTGGATTTGAACGATTTGGATCAGTTGGATTCGTCGGACTCTTTATTTATGTGGAAAGAAATGGATATGGAGGAGAATTTGCGGATTTCGTTGGAAGGGACGAGGTCGGTTTATGAGTTGGCCAAGGTTGCGGTGGATAAAGTGAAGGATGAGGTGGAGGAGAGGAGTAAGGAAGTGAAGGCCTTGAACGAGAAAGTGACAGGGTTGTTGGCAGAGAAACAACATATTGGGACACTGCTCCGAAGTGCATTGTCGTCCAAGACAAATGAGGTCTTCCAAGTCGCACAAGAGGGGCTGAGAGAGGCTGGGATTGATTTGAGATTAGATGGCCAGAATAAAGAGGGCTcagaggagggaggagaggatgAAGTCTATTCCTTG GCTGGGGCATTGGAAAGTACTGTAAAGGAATCTCAACTCAAGATACTTGAATTGCAGCATTTGGTTGAAGCACTCAG GGCAGAGTCCTGTTTACTTAAAGCTCGTTTGGATGCTCAAGCAAAAGAGATTACCCAGCAAAAGCATCATATTAAGGAACTTGAGGAGAAGGAACGGGTGGCAAATGAGAAT GTTGAAGGCCTCATGTTAGACATTGCAGCAGCAGAAGAAGAAATTGCAAGATGGAAAGCTGCGGCAGAACAAGAAGCTGCAGCTGGCAGAGCAGTTGAGCAAGACTTTCTCACTCAG TTGTCAGCTCTCCGGAAAGAGCTTGAGGAGGCAAAACAGGCAATTTTAGAATCAGAGAATAAGCTCAAGTTCAAAGAAGAGACTGCAGCTGCAGCAATGGCTGCGAGAGATGCAGCTGAGAAATCATTACGGCTGGCAGATTTGAGATCTGCAAGGCTGAGGGAGAGATTGGAGGAGCTGACCAGGCAGCTTGAAGAATCCGATAATCAGGATGACTCAAGGAACAGAAACAGTCACAGATATGTTTGCTGGCCATGGCAATGGCTGGGATTGAACTTTGTTGGATACCAGGGTGGTGTGCAACAAGATAGTAATGAAATGGAACTCTCAGAACCCCTTGTCTAG